In Haliotis asinina isolate JCU_RB_2024 chromosome 15, JCU_Hal_asi_v2, whole genome shotgun sequence, one DNA window encodes the following:
- the LOC137265126 gene encoding uncharacterized protein isoform X2 → MPPETVQNSEVLESTSSVKSEPRTTDDKIIECDNEDTRQMETMLSKDTAPAQHVEGETTQSTCIQTAEIGTETSATMSHETMELTSDETHDIEELLTEREDEDQVTVLPTDPQNSYRILMEVGVQANDYDIERRSGRLPARQRIIPAKFRDFKNPVNIDEETDDSDFDPETELVPVKKKSTGKRGRPRKTTSDLPPAPDVKEDSIEALGRIIRTSTGFKCPRCGKSFTQKGNLKVHMWTHTTARPFACDYEGCGKSYRSNESLRRHKLVHMGIKPFECTDCSKKFSSSVTLKEHMTIHSNTKPYTCEVCNRSFRQVSCFRRHLITHTNNTPFACQICSRRFSQMVYLRSHMKMHTGERPFQCDKCSKAFAHQSDLARHKIIHTGVKPYECEVCSAKFSDPSSRRRHFREHMSTKPFECSLCGEKFKRQNQIRVHMSRWHGGQLKQGEQVTIAGDQTMVDPSDTTVVNIMMPGTQKKSPGQIDVEALANQRKIVSLIQNLNTGFVVQEVEIASPSNQSGGDKDQLETETEIGPQNEQNQIEIPLSDLPLIQSENGNVEKTVIAIAEVQEDGKGDNGALPVEAAYQIIQELAEGNDEQQIYEIQYQTADNQLETSIVQLDNRPSNDAAAAMSEQDMAAATLSADTADGVDYVKEPDFASQEYFNWLSNFTELCKVLKIPLSQVLFQKISQVHKSITDFMAMPSGVLNDKENFRVLMSISKDLNNIISNHLAYVMENIEAT, encoded by the exons ATGCCCCCTGAAACCGTGCAAAATTCAG AAGTTTTAGAATCTACCTCTTCTGTAAAATCAGAGCCAAGGACTACAGATGATAAAATCATTGAATGTGATAATGAGGACACCAGACAGATGGAGACCATGCTATCTAAAG ATACTGCTCCAGCACAGCATGtggaaggggagacaactcagaGCACTTGCATTCAAACAGCTGAGATTGGTACTGAGACTTCAGCCACCATGAGTCATGAGACCATGGAGCTGACTAGTGATGAGACCCATGATATCGAGGAGTTGTTGACTGAGAGAGAAGATGAAGATCAGGTCACTGTTTTACCAACTGACCCCCAGAATAGCTACCGCATCCTCATGGAGGTTGGTGTGCAGGCCAATGACTATGACATAGAACGGAGGTCAGGCAGACTGCCAGCTAGACAGAGGATCATCCCAGCCAAGTTCAG AGACTTTAAGAATCCAGTCAACATTGATGAGGAAACTGATGACTCTGACTTTGATCCAGAAACAGAGCTGGTTCCTGTCAAGAAAAAGTCAACAGGCAAAAGGG GGAGGCCTAGGAAGACTACAAGTGATCTCCCACCAG CGCCTGATGTCAAAGAGGACAGTATTGAGGCTCTTGGGAGAATCATCCGAACTTCTACAGGTTTCAAGTGTCCTCGGTGTGGCAAGAGTTTCACTCAGAAAG GAAATCTGAAAGTGCACATGTGGACCCACACAACAGCCAGGCCATTTGCATGTGATTATGAAGGGTGTGGCAAGAGTTACCGTAGCAATGAAAGTCTACGAAGACACAAACTAGTTCATATGG GCATCAAGCCATTCGAATGCACAGACTGCAGTAAGAAGTTCTCCAGCAGTGTGACCCTTAAGGAACACATGACAATACACAGCAACACCAAGCCCTACACATGTGAGGTGTGCAACAGATCCTTCCGACAAGTCAGCTGCTTCCGGCGCCACCTCATCACCCACACCAACAACACTCCGTTTGCCTGTCAGATATGTTCCCGTCGATTCTCCCAGATGGTGTACCTCAGGTCCCACATGAAGATGCACACAG GTGAACGCCCTTTCCAGTGTGATAAGTGTTCCAAAGCTTTTGCTCATCAGTCAGATCTGGCCAGACACAAGATCATACATACAG GAGTGAAGCCTTATGAATGTGAGGTGTGCTCTGCCAAATTCAGTGATCCATCAAGTAGGCGTAGACATTTCCGTGAACATATGAGCACAAAGCCCTTCGAGTGTTCTCTTTGTGGAGAGAAATTCAAGCGACAGAATCAGATACGAGTGCACATGTCTAGATGGCATGGTGGCCAGTTGAAACAGGGCGAGCAGGTCACCATAGCCGGTGATCAGACCATGGTTGACCCATCTGACACCACCGTTGTTAACATCATGATGCCAGGAACTCAGAAGAAATCTCCAGGACAGATTGATGTGGAAGCTCTGGCCAATCAGAGGAAGATCGTCAGTCTCATTCAGAATCTCAACACTGGATTTGTTGTGCAGGAAGTAGAAATTGCTTCTCCATCTAATCAGAGTGGAGGAGACAAAGACCAGTTGGAAACCGAGACAGAGATTGGCCCTCAGAATGAACAGAATCAAATAGAGATCCCTCTCAGTGACTTGCCATTGATTCAGTCAGAGAATGGGAATGTTGAGAAGACTGTTATTGCCATTGCTGAAGTCCAGGAGGATGGGAAGGGAGACAATGGAGCATTGCCTGTAGAGGCTGCTTACCAGATCATACAGGAGTTAGCTGAGGGTAATGATGAACAGCAGATATACGAGATTCAGTATCAAACAGCAGATAATCAGCTGGAGACTAGTATTGTCCAGTTAGACAACAGACCATCTAATGATGCTGCTGCAGCAATGAGTGAGCAAGACATGGCTGCTGCGACTCTTTCAGCTGACACAGCAGATGGTGTGGATTATGTGAAGGAGCCTGACTTTGCTAGCCAGGAATATTTCAACTGGTTGTCCAACTTCACAGAGCTGTGTAAAGTGCTCAAGATTCCTCTCAGTCAGGTTCTGTTTCAGAAAATCAGCCAGGTGCATAAATCAATCACAGATTTCATGGCCATGCCATCAGGTGTGCTAAATGATAAAGAAAACTTTCGAGTTTTAATGAGTATATCTAAAGACTTAAATAACATCATTTCCAATCATCTTGCCTATGTGATGGAAAATATAGAAGCAACTTAG
- the LOC137264971 gene encoding uncharacterized protein, translating to MSFENRPQRLCLCPGNDPGMTYVFNNRGGFQSSNSQRQGEASSTVVSTSSFPGTDEGHVSAEVLSRKFGSSRDGARDCTDAPVKSHHQKTLTCRRKQRTSNAWLHRDLTLEDEYNIATVDGEDLDNSNCSRSQPTVGAAASKPFFKPHLRPSEEQDRSLQRVRDTCRADREVHYTEYHLHEWYTNYSDVKRRIKHISYVALFEPCAVTVTDIYHTTVTEDMDGSSDIKTSCLKRPLNSEASHASDEHHLPLKKRKRRIKAATINAAVTGSRRVGTVTSPAARCHQPSASQAASVIHTASVPAAPPEHHPSTFASSSLSNQGTRRHTIQRPAMLDNCLPLKRNKTN from the exons ATGAGCTTTGAAA ATCGACCCCAAAGACTGTGTCTGTGTCCTGGCAATGATCCGGGCATGACCTATGTTTTCAACAACAGGGGTGGTTTTCAGTCGTCAAATTCCCAAAGACAAGGAGAAGCATCATCCACAGTGGTCTCCACATCTAGTTTCCCAGGGACAGATGAAGGCCATGTTTCTGCTGAAGTCTTGTCCAGGAAGTTCGGATCGTCTCGTGATGGTGCTAGAGACTGTACTGACGCTCCTGTTAAATCTCATCACCAGAAGACGCTGACTTGCCGACGGAAACAGAGGACGTCCAATGCATGGCTACACCGAG ATCTAACCCTGGAAGATGAATACAACATCGCAACTGTAGATGGTGAGGATCTTGACAACAGCAACTGCTCGAG ATCCCAACCAACCGTCGGAGCTGCAGCGTCCAAGCCTTTCTTTAAACCCCACTTACGCCCATCTGAGGAGCAGGACAGATCACTACAGCGAGTGAGGGACACATGTCGGGCAGATAGAGAAGTCCACTATACAGAGTATCATCTGCATGAATGGTACACCAATTACAGCGACGTCAAGCGGCGAATCAAGCATATCTCCTATGTTGCCTTATTTGAACCATGTGCGGTCACAGTAACCGATATTTACCATACCACTGTCACAGAGGACATGGACGGGAGCTCTGACATCAAGACATCATGTCTGAAGCGACCTCTGAACTCGGAAGCATCCCATGCCTCTGATGAACATCATCTTCCTTTAAAGAAGAGGAAGAGACGCATAAAAGCTGCCACCATCAACGCTGCAGTCACGGGAAGCAGAAGGGTGGGCACAGTCACATCACCTGCAGCTCGGTGTCACCAACCATCAGCCAGCCAGGCCGCATCTGTCATTCATACAGCCTCTGTTCCTGCTGCTCCTCCCGAACATCATCCATCCACATTCGCTTCTTCTTCTCTGTCTAACCAGGGTACCAGACGACACACCATCCAGAGACCTGCCATGTTGGATAATTGTTTGCCCTTAAAAAGAAACAAGACAAATTGA
- the LOC137265126 gene encoding uncharacterized protein isoform X1, whose translation MSVKMAAPCDLREVLESTSSVKSEPRTTDDKIIECDNEDTRQMETMLSKDTAPAQHVEGETTQSTCIQTAEIGTETSATMSHETMELTSDETHDIEELLTEREDEDQVTVLPTDPQNSYRILMEVGVQANDYDIERRSGRLPARQRIIPAKFRDFKNPVNIDEETDDSDFDPETELVPVKKKSTGKRGRPRKTTSDLPPAPDVKEDSIEALGRIIRTSTGFKCPRCGKSFTQKGNLKVHMWTHTTARPFACDYEGCGKSYRSNESLRRHKLVHMGIKPFECTDCSKKFSSSVTLKEHMTIHSNTKPYTCEVCNRSFRQVSCFRRHLITHTNNTPFACQICSRRFSQMVYLRSHMKMHTGERPFQCDKCSKAFAHQSDLARHKIIHTGVKPYECEVCSAKFSDPSSRRRHFREHMSTKPFECSLCGEKFKRQNQIRVHMSRWHGGQLKQGEQVTIAGDQTMVDPSDTTVVNIMMPGTQKKSPGQIDVEALANQRKIVSLIQNLNTGFVVQEVEIASPSNQSGGDKDQLETETEIGPQNEQNQIEIPLSDLPLIQSENGNVEKTVIAIAEVQEDGKGDNGALPVEAAYQIIQELAEGNDEQQIYEIQYQTADNQLETSIVQLDNRPSNDAAAAMSEQDMAAATLSADTADGVDYVKEPDFASQEYFNWLSNFTELCKVLKIPLSQVLFQKISQVHKSITDFMAMPSGVLNDKENFRVLMSISKDLNNIISNHLAYVMENIEAT comes from the exons ATGTCAGTAAAGATGGCGGCCCCTTGCGATCTTCGCG AAGTTTTAGAATCTACCTCTTCTGTAAAATCAGAGCCAAGGACTACAGATGATAAAATCATTGAATGTGATAATGAGGACACCAGACAGATGGAGACCATGCTATCTAAAG ATACTGCTCCAGCACAGCATGtggaaggggagacaactcagaGCACTTGCATTCAAACAGCTGAGATTGGTACTGAGACTTCAGCCACCATGAGTCATGAGACCATGGAGCTGACTAGTGATGAGACCCATGATATCGAGGAGTTGTTGACTGAGAGAGAAGATGAAGATCAGGTCACTGTTTTACCAACTGACCCCCAGAATAGCTACCGCATCCTCATGGAGGTTGGTGTGCAGGCCAATGACTATGACATAGAACGGAGGTCAGGCAGACTGCCAGCTAGACAGAGGATCATCCCAGCCAAGTTCAG AGACTTTAAGAATCCAGTCAACATTGATGAGGAAACTGATGACTCTGACTTTGATCCAGAAACAGAGCTGGTTCCTGTCAAGAAAAAGTCAACAGGCAAAAGGG GGAGGCCTAGGAAGACTACAAGTGATCTCCCACCAG CGCCTGATGTCAAAGAGGACAGTATTGAGGCTCTTGGGAGAATCATCCGAACTTCTACAGGTTTCAAGTGTCCTCGGTGTGGCAAGAGTTTCACTCAGAAAG GAAATCTGAAAGTGCACATGTGGACCCACACAACAGCCAGGCCATTTGCATGTGATTATGAAGGGTGTGGCAAGAGTTACCGTAGCAATGAAAGTCTACGAAGACACAAACTAGTTCATATGG GCATCAAGCCATTCGAATGCACAGACTGCAGTAAGAAGTTCTCCAGCAGTGTGACCCTTAAGGAACACATGACAATACACAGCAACACCAAGCCCTACACATGTGAGGTGTGCAACAGATCCTTCCGACAAGTCAGCTGCTTCCGGCGCCACCTCATCACCCACACCAACAACACTCCGTTTGCCTGTCAGATATGTTCCCGTCGATTCTCCCAGATGGTGTACCTCAGGTCCCACATGAAGATGCACACAG GTGAACGCCCTTTCCAGTGTGATAAGTGTTCCAAAGCTTTTGCTCATCAGTCAGATCTGGCCAGACACAAGATCATACATACAG GAGTGAAGCCTTATGAATGTGAGGTGTGCTCTGCCAAATTCAGTGATCCATCAAGTAGGCGTAGACATTTCCGTGAACATATGAGCACAAAGCCCTTCGAGTGTTCTCTTTGTGGAGAGAAATTCAAGCGACAGAATCAGATACGAGTGCACATGTCTAGATGGCATGGTGGCCAGTTGAAACAGGGCGAGCAGGTCACCATAGCCGGTGATCAGACCATGGTTGACCCATCTGACACCACCGTTGTTAACATCATGATGCCAGGAACTCAGAAGAAATCTCCAGGACAGATTGATGTGGAAGCTCTGGCCAATCAGAGGAAGATCGTCAGTCTCATTCAGAATCTCAACACTGGATTTGTTGTGCAGGAAGTAGAAATTGCTTCTCCATCTAATCAGAGTGGAGGAGACAAAGACCAGTTGGAAACCGAGACAGAGATTGGCCCTCAGAATGAACAGAATCAAATAGAGATCCCTCTCAGTGACTTGCCATTGATTCAGTCAGAGAATGGGAATGTTGAGAAGACTGTTATTGCCATTGCTGAAGTCCAGGAGGATGGGAAGGGAGACAATGGAGCATTGCCTGTAGAGGCTGCTTACCAGATCATACAGGAGTTAGCTGAGGGTAATGATGAACAGCAGATATACGAGATTCAGTATCAAACAGCAGATAATCAGCTGGAGACTAGTATTGTCCAGTTAGACAACAGACCATCTAATGATGCTGCTGCAGCAATGAGTGAGCAAGACATGGCTGCTGCGACTCTTTCAGCTGACACAGCAGATGGTGTGGATTATGTGAAGGAGCCTGACTTTGCTAGCCAGGAATATTTCAACTGGTTGTCCAACTTCACAGAGCTGTGTAAAGTGCTCAAGATTCCTCTCAGTCAGGTTCTGTTTCAGAAAATCAGCCAGGTGCATAAATCAATCACAGATTTCATGGCCATGCCATCAGGTGTGCTAAATGATAAAGAAAACTTTCGAGTTTTAATGAGTATATCTAAAGACTTAAATAACATCATTTCCAATCATCTTGCCTATGTGATGGAAAATATAGAAGCAACTTAG
- the LOC137265126 gene encoding uncharacterized protein isoform X3: MSVKMAAPCDLREVLESTSSVKSEPRTTDDKIIECDNEDTRQMETMLSKAQHVEGETTQSTCIQTAEIGTETSATMSHETMELTSDETHDIEELLTEREDEDQVTVLPTDPQNSYRILMEVGVQANDYDIERRSGRLPARQRIIPAKFRDFKNPVNIDEETDDSDFDPETELVPVKKKSTGKRGRPRKTTSDLPPAPDVKEDSIEALGRIIRTSTGFKCPRCGKSFTQKGNLKVHMWTHTTARPFACDYEGCGKSYRSNESLRRHKLVHMGIKPFECTDCSKKFSSSVTLKEHMTIHSNTKPYTCEVCNRSFRQVSCFRRHLITHTNNTPFACQICSRRFSQMVYLRSHMKMHTGERPFQCDKCSKAFAHQSDLARHKIIHTGVKPYECEVCSAKFSDPSSRRRHFREHMSTKPFECSLCGEKFKRQNQIRVHMSRWHGGQLKQGEQVTIAGDQTMVDPSDTTVVNIMMPGTQKKSPGQIDVEALANQRKIVSLIQNLNTGFVVQEVEIASPSNQSGGDKDQLETETEIGPQNEQNQIEIPLSDLPLIQSENGNVEKTVIAIAEVQEDGKGDNGALPVEAAYQIIQELAEGNDEQQIYEIQYQTADNQLETSIVQLDNRPSNDAAAAMSEQDMAAATLSADTADGVDYVKEPDFASQEYFNWLSNFTELCKVLKIPLSQVLFQKISQVHKSITDFMAMPSGVLNDKENFRVLMSISKDLNNIISNHLAYVMENIEAT; the protein is encoded by the exons ATGTCAGTAAAGATGGCGGCCCCTTGCGATCTTCGCG AAGTTTTAGAATCTACCTCTTCTGTAAAATCAGAGCCAAGGACTACAGATGATAAAATCATTGAATGTGATAATGAGGACACCAGACAGATGGAGACCATGCTATCTAAAG CACAGCATGtggaaggggagacaactcagaGCACTTGCATTCAAACAGCTGAGATTGGTACTGAGACTTCAGCCACCATGAGTCATGAGACCATGGAGCTGACTAGTGATGAGACCCATGATATCGAGGAGTTGTTGACTGAGAGAGAAGATGAAGATCAGGTCACTGTTTTACCAACTGACCCCCAGAATAGCTACCGCATCCTCATGGAGGTTGGTGTGCAGGCCAATGACTATGACATAGAACGGAGGTCAGGCAGACTGCCAGCTAGACAGAGGATCATCCCAGCCAAGTTCAG AGACTTTAAGAATCCAGTCAACATTGATGAGGAAACTGATGACTCTGACTTTGATCCAGAAACAGAGCTGGTTCCTGTCAAGAAAAAGTCAACAGGCAAAAGGG GGAGGCCTAGGAAGACTACAAGTGATCTCCCACCAG CGCCTGATGTCAAAGAGGACAGTATTGAGGCTCTTGGGAGAATCATCCGAACTTCTACAGGTTTCAAGTGTCCTCGGTGTGGCAAGAGTTTCACTCAGAAAG GAAATCTGAAAGTGCACATGTGGACCCACACAACAGCCAGGCCATTTGCATGTGATTATGAAGGGTGTGGCAAGAGTTACCGTAGCAATGAAAGTCTACGAAGACACAAACTAGTTCATATGG GCATCAAGCCATTCGAATGCACAGACTGCAGTAAGAAGTTCTCCAGCAGTGTGACCCTTAAGGAACACATGACAATACACAGCAACACCAAGCCCTACACATGTGAGGTGTGCAACAGATCCTTCCGACAAGTCAGCTGCTTCCGGCGCCACCTCATCACCCACACCAACAACACTCCGTTTGCCTGTCAGATATGTTCCCGTCGATTCTCCCAGATGGTGTACCTCAGGTCCCACATGAAGATGCACACAG GTGAACGCCCTTTCCAGTGTGATAAGTGTTCCAAAGCTTTTGCTCATCAGTCAGATCTGGCCAGACACAAGATCATACATACAG GAGTGAAGCCTTATGAATGTGAGGTGTGCTCTGCCAAATTCAGTGATCCATCAAGTAGGCGTAGACATTTCCGTGAACATATGAGCACAAAGCCCTTCGAGTGTTCTCTTTGTGGAGAGAAATTCAAGCGACAGAATCAGATACGAGTGCACATGTCTAGATGGCATGGTGGCCAGTTGAAACAGGGCGAGCAGGTCACCATAGCCGGTGATCAGACCATGGTTGACCCATCTGACACCACCGTTGTTAACATCATGATGCCAGGAACTCAGAAGAAATCTCCAGGACAGATTGATGTGGAAGCTCTGGCCAATCAGAGGAAGATCGTCAGTCTCATTCAGAATCTCAACACTGGATTTGTTGTGCAGGAAGTAGAAATTGCTTCTCCATCTAATCAGAGTGGAGGAGACAAAGACCAGTTGGAAACCGAGACAGAGATTGGCCCTCAGAATGAACAGAATCAAATAGAGATCCCTCTCAGTGACTTGCCATTGATTCAGTCAGAGAATGGGAATGTTGAGAAGACTGTTATTGCCATTGCTGAAGTCCAGGAGGATGGGAAGGGAGACAATGGAGCATTGCCTGTAGAGGCTGCTTACCAGATCATACAGGAGTTAGCTGAGGGTAATGATGAACAGCAGATATACGAGATTCAGTATCAAACAGCAGATAATCAGCTGGAGACTAGTATTGTCCAGTTAGACAACAGACCATCTAATGATGCTGCTGCAGCAATGAGTGAGCAAGACATGGCTGCTGCGACTCTTTCAGCTGACACAGCAGATGGTGTGGATTATGTGAAGGAGCCTGACTTTGCTAGCCAGGAATATTTCAACTGGTTGTCCAACTTCACAGAGCTGTGTAAAGTGCTCAAGATTCCTCTCAGTCAGGTTCTGTTTCAGAAAATCAGCCAGGTGCATAAATCAATCACAGATTTCATGGCCATGCCATCAGGTGTGCTAAATGATAAAGAAAACTTTCGAGTTTTAATGAGTATATCTAAAGACTTAAATAACATCATTTCCAATCATCTTGCCTATGTGATGGAAAATATAGAAGCAACTTAG
- the LOC137265126 gene encoding uncharacterized protein isoform X4, producing the protein MPPETVQNSEVLESTSSVKSEPRTTDDKIIECDNEDTRQMETMLSKAQHVEGETTQSTCIQTAEIGTETSATMSHETMELTSDETHDIEELLTEREDEDQVTVLPTDPQNSYRILMEVGVQANDYDIERRSGRLPARQRIIPAKFRDFKNPVNIDEETDDSDFDPETELVPVKKKSTGKRGRPRKTTSDLPPAPDVKEDSIEALGRIIRTSTGFKCPRCGKSFTQKGNLKVHMWTHTTARPFACDYEGCGKSYRSNESLRRHKLVHMGIKPFECTDCSKKFSSSVTLKEHMTIHSNTKPYTCEVCNRSFRQVSCFRRHLITHTNNTPFACQICSRRFSQMVYLRSHMKMHTGERPFQCDKCSKAFAHQSDLARHKIIHTGVKPYECEVCSAKFSDPSSRRRHFREHMSTKPFECSLCGEKFKRQNQIRVHMSRWHGGQLKQGEQVTIAGDQTMVDPSDTTVVNIMMPGTQKKSPGQIDVEALANQRKIVSLIQNLNTGFVVQEVEIASPSNQSGGDKDQLETETEIGPQNEQNQIEIPLSDLPLIQSENGNVEKTVIAIAEVQEDGKGDNGALPVEAAYQIIQELAEGNDEQQIYEIQYQTADNQLETSIVQLDNRPSNDAAAAMSEQDMAAATLSADTADGVDYVKEPDFASQEYFNWLSNFTELCKVLKIPLSQVLFQKISQVHKSITDFMAMPSGVLNDKENFRVLMSISKDLNNIISNHLAYVMENIEAT; encoded by the exons ATGCCCCCTGAAACCGTGCAAAATTCAG AAGTTTTAGAATCTACCTCTTCTGTAAAATCAGAGCCAAGGACTACAGATGATAAAATCATTGAATGTGATAATGAGGACACCAGACAGATGGAGACCATGCTATCTAAAG CACAGCATGtggaaggggagacaactcagaGCACTTGCATTCAAACAGCTGAGATTGGTACTGAGACTTCAGCCACCATGAGTCATGAGACCATGGAGCTGACTAGTGATGAGACCCATGATATCGAGGAGTTGTTGACTGAGAGAGAAGATGAAGATCAGGTCACTGTTTTACCAACTGACCCCCAGAATAGCTACCGCATCCTCATGGAGGTTGGTGTGCAGGCCAATGACTATGACATAGAACGGAGGTCAGGCAGACTGCCAGCTAGACAGAGGATCATCCCAGCCAAGTTCAG AGACTTTAAGAATCCAGTCAACATTGATGAGGAAACTGATGACTCTGACTTTGATCCAGAAACAGAGCTGGTTCCTGTCAAGAAAAAGTCAACAGGCAAAAGGG GGAGGCCTAGGAAGACTACAAGTGATCTCCCACCAG CGCCTGATGTCAAAGAGGACAGTATTGAGGCTCTTGGGAGAATCATCCGAACTTCTACAGGTTTCAAGTGTCCTCGGTGTGGCAAGAGTTTCACTCAGAAAG GAAATCTGAAAGTGCACATGTGGACCCACACAACAGCCAGGCCATTTGCATGTGATTATGAAGGGTGTGGCAAGAGTTACCGTAGCAATGAAAGTCTACGAAGACACAAACTAGTTCATATGG GCATCAAGCCATTCGAATGCACAGACTGCAGTAAGAAGTTCTCCAGCAGTGTGACCCTTAAGGAACACATGACAATACACAGCAACACCAAGCCCTACACATGTGAGGTGTGCAACAGATCCTTCCGACAAGTCAGCTGCTTCCGGCGCCACCTCATCACCCACACCAACAACACTCCGTTTGCCTGTCAGATATGTTCCCGTCGATTCTCCCAGATGGTGTACCTCAGGTCCCACATGAAGATGCACACAG GTGAACGCCCTTTCCAGTGTGATAAGTGTTCCAAAGCTTTTGCTCATCAGTCAGATCTGGCCAGACACAAGATCATACATACAG GAGTGAAGCCTTATGAATGTGAGGTGTGCTCTGCCAAATTCAGTGATCCATCAAGTAGGCGTAGACATTTCCGTGAACATATGAGCACAAAGCCCTTCGAGTGTTCTCTTTGTGGAGAGAAATTCAAGCGACAGAATCAGATACGAGTGCACATGTCTAGATGGCATGGTGGCCAGTTGAAACAGGGCGAGCAGGTCACCATAGCCGGTGATCAGACCATGGTTGACCCATCTGACACCACCGTTGTTAACATCATGATGCCAGGAACTCAGAAGAAATCTCCAGGACAGATTGATGTGGAAGCTCTGGCCAATCAGAGGAAGATCGTCAGTCTCATTCAGAATCTCAACACTGGATTTGTTGTGCAGGAAGTAGAAATTGCTTCTCCATCTAATCAGAGTGGAGGAGACAAAGACCAGTTGGAAACCGAGACAGAGATTGGCCCTCAGAATGAACAGAATCAAATAGAGATCCCTCTCAGTGACTTGCCATTGATTCAGTCAGAGAATGGGAATGTTGAGAAGACTGTTATTGCCATTGCTGAAGTCCAGGAGGATGGGAAGGGAGACAATGGAGCATTGCCTGTAGAGGCTGCTTACCAGATCATACAGGAGTTAGCTGAGGGTAATGATGAACAGCAGATATACGAGATTCAGTATCAAACAGCAGATAATCAGCTGGAGACTAGTATTGTCCAGTTAGACAACAGACCATCTAATGATGCTGCTGCAGCAATGAGTGAGCAAGACATGGCTGCTGCGACTCTTTCAGCTGACACAGCAGATGGTGTGGATTATGTGAAGGAGCCTGACTTTGCTAGCCAGGAATATTTCAACTGGTTGTCCAACTTCACAGAGCTGTGTAAAGTGCTCAAGATTCCTCTCAGTCAGGTTCTGTTTCAGAAAATCAGCCAGGTGCATAAATCAATCACAGATTTCATGGCCATGCCATCAGGTGTGCTAAATGATAAAGAAAACTTTCGAGTTTTAATGAGTATATCTAAAGACTTAAATAACATCATTTCCAATCATCTTGCCTATGTGATGGAAAATATAGAAGCAACTTAG